The Alteriqipengyuania halimionae genome contains a region encoding:
- a CDS encoding MBL fold metallo-hydrolase, with protein sequence MTDQPLTVAKAQIDEARADKAKRPSIAGFFDEATNTVSYVVHDPATGQTAIIDSVLDYEAASGRTSNGSADRIIEYVRANELKVAWLLETHAHADHLSAAPYLQEQLGGKLGIGRDIIRVQDVFGKIFNAGSDFERDGSQFDRLFDDGDSFALGELEVIVLHVPGHTPADMAFIIGDAAFVGDTIFMPDFGTARADFPGGDAGQLYRSIRRLLELPDETRLFLCHDYKAPGRDEYAWETTVGQQREENVHVKDGTTEEEFVAMRTDRDKTLAMPKLILPSVQVNIRAGHLPEPEENGVSYIKIPVNAL encoded by the coding sequence ATGACCGACCAGCCACTCACAGTTGCAAAGGCGCAGATCGACGAGGCGCGTGCCGACAAGGCGAAGCGTCCGAGTATCGCGGGCTTTTTCGATGAGGCGACCAATACGGTCAGCTATGTGGTCCACGACCCTGCAACCGGGCAAACCGCGATCATCGACTCGGTGCTCGATTATGAGGCTGCATCGGGACGGACGTCGAACGGTTCGGCCGATCGGATCATCGAATATGTCCGGGCGAATGAGCTAAAGGTCGCCTGGCTGCTCGAAACGCATGCCCATGCCGATCATCTCTCGGCGGCACCCTATCTTCAGGAACAGTTGGGCGGAAAGCTCGGGATCGGACGCGATATCATCCGGGTGCAGGACGTGTTCGGGAAAATCTTCAACGCCGGAAGCGATTTCGAGCGCGACGGATCGCAATTCGATCGCCTGTTCGACGACGGCGACAGCTTCGCGCTCGGCGAACTCGAGGTTATCGTTCTTCACGTTCCGGGCCACACCCCGGCGGATATGGCCTTCATCATCGGCGATGCGGCGTTCGTGGGCGATACGATCTTCATGCCCGATTTCGGGACCGCCCGCGCCGATTTTCCCGGTGGCGATGCCGGCCAGCTCTATCGCTCGATCCGGCGTTTGCTGGAACTTCCCGACGAAACGCGACTGTTCCTTTGCCACGATTACAAGGCGCCGGGTCGCGACGAATATGCGTGGGAAACAACCGTCGGACAGCAGCGTGAAGAAAATGTCCATGTGAAGGATGGCACGACCGAGGAAGAATTTGTCGCCATGCGGACCGACCGCGACAAGACGCTCGCGATGCCCAAACTCATCCTGCCAAGCGTGCAGGTGAATATCCGGGCGGGGCACTTGCCCGAACCTGAGGAGAATGGCGTGAGCTACATCAAGATTCCGGTGAACGCGCTGTGA
- a CDS encoding YeeE/YedE family protein, whose product MSWTAFPNAAPLEGFLGGLLIGTAALIMLLGLGRIAGVSGMLARAATLSRSDTPWPMAALFVIGLVLGAIVFAQTIGPVEATFPPGWGWLVAGGLAVGFGTRLGSGCTSGHGVCGMSRLSKRSIVATLTFMAAGIVTVALVNAFGGAW is encoded by the coding sequence GTGAGCTGGACTGCATTTCCAAACGCGGCCCCGCTCGAAGGCTTTCTCGGCGGTCTGCTGATCGGAACGGCGGCGCTCATCATGTTGCTCGGGCTCGGCAGGATTGCCGGCGTTTCGGGCATGCTGGCGCGCGCGGCGACGCTCAGCCGGTCGGACACTCCCTGGCCGATGGCGGCGCTGTTCGTGATCGGGCTGGTTCTGGGTGCGATCGTGTTCGCGCAGACCATCGGCCCGGTAGAAGCCACATTCCCGCCCGGCTGGGGCTGGCTGGTGGCGGGCGGCTTGGCGGTCGGTTTCGGCACGCGCCTCGGCAGCGGCTGCACCAGCGGGCACGGCGTGTGCGGAATGTCGCGCCTGTCGAAGCGCTCGATCGTCGCGACGCTCACCTTCATGGCAGCGGGAATCGTGACCGTCGCCCTTGTCAACGCATTCGGAGGTGCCTGGTGA